One genomic window of Indioceanicola profundi includes the following:
- a CDS encoding YqaE/Pmp3 family membrane protein, with protein sequence MDVLRILLAILLPPVGVFLQVGLGLHFWLNILLTILGYIPGIIHAIYVIIKYK encoded by the coding sequence ATGGACGTTCTTCGCATCCTCCTCGCCATCCTTCTGCCGCCCGTGGGCGTCTTTCTGCAGGTGGGACTTGGCCTGCACTTCTGGCTCAATATCCTGCTGACGATCCTGGGCTACATCCCCGGCATCATCCACGCGATCTACGTCATCATAAAATACAAGTGA